Proteins from a genomic interval of Acetobacterium woodii DSM 1030:
- a CDS encoding ATP-grasp domain-containing protein has protein sequence MLGWLLVNQKTLEEPSIQTIIKLIEKMEINIKTVDVSEVEVLCEPGESNYCYIDGEPVDIPDFALSAFFGGNNYNSKAVVKMLESLNVLCVNSSESLNNTADKLLTFQKLGAAKQGFLFPKTVLMTAKTKPSFIAREVGLPCVIKVMHGSKGKGVVLVKTEKELENLLDVYAAMSFDDHILIQECIVASKGRDMRIMLSGGKFSTAYIRDNGDNFKSNLSQGGDLQFITPPEAVVEIAEKAAAVLDIYFGSIDFLFGENDSYYICEANSMTGLTYSKDAQSHSASNPLLLTLKDIMTEAQKRKKNKI, from the coding sequence ATGTTAGGATGGTTATTAGTTAATCAAAAAACACTTGAAGAACCGTCGATTCAAACCATTATCAAATTAATTGAAAAGATGGAAATCAACATCAAAACCGTTGATGTCAGCGAAGTTGAAGTGTTGTGTGAACCAGGCGAAAGCAACTATTGTTATATCGATGGGGAACCGGTGGATATCCCTGATTTCGCGCTATCGGCATTTTTTGGAGGGAACAATTACAACAGCAAAGCGGTTGTGAAAATGTTGGAATCGCTGAATGTCCTTTGTGTCAATAGTTCCGAAAGTTTAAATAATACCGCCGATAAATTATTGACCTTTCAAAAGCTGGGGGCGGCCAAACAAGGGTTCCTTTTTCCCAAAACAGTGTTGATGACAGCGAAAACCAAGCCTTCTTTTATTGCCAGAGAAGTGGGTTTACCCTGTGTAATTAAAGTAATGCATGGTAGCAAGGGTAAAGGCGTGGTGCTGGTTAAAACTGAAAAAGAATTGGAAAACTTGCTGGATGTTTATGCGGCCATGAGTTTTGACGATCATATTTTGATTCAGGAATGTATTGTAGCTTCAAAAGGCCGCGATATGCGGATCATGTTGAGCGGGGGAAAATTTTCGACCGCATATATCCGCGATAATGGCGACAACTTTAAATCCAATCTTTCACAAGGCGGGGATCTGCAGTTTATTACCCCTCCGGAAGCAGTGGTTGAAATTGCTGAAAAAGCGGCCGCGGTATTGGATATTTATTTTGGCAGCATTGATTTTCTTTTTGGCGAAAACGACAGTTATTATATTTGTGAAGCTAATTCAATGACCGGATTAACTTATTCAAAAGATGCCCAGAGTCATTCAGCCAGCAATCCATTATTGCTGACACTTAAGGATATTATGACAGAAGCCCAAAAAAGAAAAAAAAATAAAATTTAA